Proteins from a single region of Struthio camelus isolate bStrCam1 chromosome W, bStrCam1.hap1, whole genome shotgun sequence:
- the LOC104152905 gene encoding protein FAM151B isoform X1, translated as MAEGAQGAWSENILDYFLRSNRIRTRDGAEITWYHAANQKSQMEEAIKSAVHMVEADILLRDDKGGNGDPVMAHPPETDSDNTLQEWLKEIVKTNKGIKLDFKSLEAVRPSLELLERVKLHLRQPVWINADVLPGPNGSNAVVDAKGFLDTVTSFFPNVTLSLGWTTGWHPEKHNKGYDWMMVKEMAQICSALSQPVTFPVRAALVRQSVSELCWLLQQSDRYSLTVWTGKQDEYSVEDLLYTRENFDKSRVYYDILEPQNSEFKKALGIEY; from the exons ATGGCGGAAGGGGCGCAGG GAGCTTGGAGTGAAAACATACTGGATTATTTTCTGAGGTCAAACCGCATTCGAACAAGAGATGGGGCAGAAATCACGTGGTATCACGCGGCAAACCAAAAGTCGCAAATGGAAGAGGCCATCAAAA gtgCTGTTCACATGGTAGAAGCGGATATTCTTCTTCGTGATGACAAGGGAGGAAATGGTGACCCTGTCATGGCTCACCCCCCAGAAACAGATAGTGACAACACATTGCAGGAATGGCTAAAAGAGATTGTAAAGACAAACAAAGGCATCAAGCTGGATTTTAAGag TCTAGAAGCCGTACGGCCTTCTTTGGAGCTTCTGGAACGTGTGAAGCTGCACTTGAGACAACCTGTTTGGATCAATGCAGATGTTCTACCAGGACCTAATGGAAGTAATGCTGTAGTGGATGCAAAAGGATTCCTTGACACTGTCACTTCATTTTTCCCAAATGTAACCTTATCACTGGGATGGACAACTGGCTGGCACCCTGAAAAACACAATAAAG GCTATGACTGGATGATGGTGAAAGAAATGGCTCAGATATGCAGTGCACTTTCTCAGCCTGTAACTTTCCCTGTAAGAGCAGCATTAGTACGACAGTCGGTATCTGAGCTGTGCTGGTTATTACAGCAGTCAGACAG gtACAGCCTCACTGTTTGGACAGGAAAGCAAGATGAGTATTCTGTAGAAGATTTGCTTTATACACGAGAGAACTTTGATAAAAGTAGGGTATATTATGATATCTTAGAACCGCAAAACTCAGAATTCAAAAAAGCCTTAGGAATAGAATATTAA
- the LOC104152911 gene encoding zinc finger FYVE domain-containing protein 16 translates to MDSYFKAAVCDLDKLLDEFEQNTDECDCYTTPQSPYDSKHRSLSSVLDGLQHASPTPKLQEDANSCTASEETSLASCVGTSEAVLHYSPQNEKNVAGLDLLSTVDGGSTNEVQASSLGRCSVPVCDLVNDTGNLIHSVGAHEDAQKLQPDDFRYGADCLIGFGMPSISAPVWGSSAGCSDISCTQQSDGDSMLQNSGDLKAEELNHLALKSGSYAKGKSSDPYDDKHRTASLKGTEVFDQLEQTARLNTACVSVISQNSNVHSLKDETAGRKLPCEPQDDSACSEVSRETYGGNAMENVDLKDESNIESMPSDLPKSSQLHKNGATLPGSCVLSGSLLQTEDRIEMEMENAKDNVGSEELNSNEILNSVSTSCISVEDVQTSLSCLPLPVSICGSLVVTEEKINPLPQNEVAEVISDILAVHAGKSKTGPSDREFHKKTDLHERQGFLPKISQSFVEKNMGGEKHDTEKIIDYGDSQQIKAIASAFPILEYEAEPYGVGIVSCYDESVSPVVAEFTVEDNVIKSDALVSDAELDDFLYGQSLQSSALKSLDNNLLESDANEANVTNVKKLDFTEVSEEHSQATQEGMSSVSRTPKASLTERKVESPTEESTSHVWDTTESDSEALVSVVHTEGGRPKQLLGLPQRAVGERQLNVPERENQEASSVTPKAPLSRTGVNLDKNSEPAGSGESSSEAGRSQTSERLEPLKIPVVLGQKQPSWVPDSEAPNCMNCQVKFTFTKRRHHCRACGKVFCGGCCNRKCKLQYMEKEARVCIGCYDPIIKAQAFERMMSPTGPIPNSGISSEYSSAIPPSQEAQTSGSSSSPSSSVLLPTSVLKQPGIEGLCSKEQRRVWFADGILPNGEVADTTKLSSGAKRSSQDLSPVNPDLPEMHMVANPEEDDKLSDVNPKPKEEMDVIARIDELCCESSVPSDDGQQAIPRQTEMMHSYKSVTPEPEDFSTPTGAEKASSSSVDWTKNDLPVSPSSYRALCGLENCVSKGVSLLPDGDNLPPLLLAAGEKGKDPVVEEHPSRQQVTLLLAEEGPNPLSFILNANFLVNVKLISYSSEKCWHFSTNGLHGLGQAEIIILLQCLPDEETFPNEIFTFFIDIYKDVMKGRLIRNMENITFTENFLGNKDCGGFLFVSPTFQKLDDLLLPDNPFLCGILIHKLEIPWAKVFPIRLMLRLGAEYGEYPTPVVSFRDRKPLFGEIGHTIMNLLVDLRNYQYTLHTIDNLFVHVEMGRSCIKIPLRRYNEVMKVINSSNEHVISIGASFNTEADSHLVCVQSKDGIYHTQANSATGHPRKVTGASFVVFNGALKTSSGFLAKSSIVEDGLMVQITPETMESLRQALRDKKDFKITCGKMDAGDTKEYVDICWVENDEEKTNKGILSPVDGKSMEGAQSEKVLQGGDFETEGKIMKCTEVYYFQKDHELSSPVPHQFAKEIAIACNTALCPHLKTLKNSGMNKIGLRVSIDSDKVEYLAGSGGQLLPQNYLNELDSALIPVIHGGMSDPTSLPLEMELIFFLIEHLF, encoded by the exons ATGGACAGTTACTTTAAAGCAGCAGTCTGTGACTTGGACAAACTACTTGATGAGTTTGAACAGAATACAG ATGAGTGTGACTGCTACACGACACCTCAAAGTCCATATGACTCAAAACACCGTTCACTTTCTTCAGTTTTGGATGGCTTACAGCACGCATCTCCAACACCAAAGCTACAAGAGGATGCTAACAGCTGTACTGCATCCGAAGAAACTTCTCTAGCCAGCTGCGTTGGAACAAGTGAAGCAGTTCTGCATTATTCGCCGCAAAATGAGAAGAATGTTGCTGGACTCGATCTTTTGTCCACTGTGGATGGTGGTTCCACAAACGAAGTTCAAGCTTCCAGCCTGGGAAGGTGTAGTGTACCTGTGTGTGATCTTGTTAATGACACAGGTAACTTAATCCATTCAGTGGGTGCTCATGAAGATGCTCAGAAGTTGCAGCCGGATGACTTCCGGTATGGTGCAGACTGTTTGATTGGCTTTGGCATGCCTTCCATATCTGCTCCCGTTTGGGGATCATCAGCAGGTTGCAGTGATATTTCGTGCACACAGCAGAGTGATGGGGACTCAATGTTACAAAATTCAGGAGATCTTAAAGCAGAAGAGTTGAATCATTTAGCTTTAAAATCAGGCAGTTATGCTAAAGGGAAGAGCTCAGATCCATATGATGATAAACACAGGACAGCATCTTTAAAGGGTACTGAGGTATTTGATCAGCTTGAACAAACTGCTCGCCTTAATACTGCATGTGTCTCCGTAATATCACAGAATTCAAATGTGCACAGTCTCAAAGATgagacagctggaagaaaattGCCATGTGAGCCACAAGATGACAGTGCATGCTCTGAAGTGAGCAGAGAGACGTATGGAGGAAATGCTATGGAAAATGTAGACTTAAAAGATGAGAGTAATATTGAATCCATGCCTTCAGATCTGCCAAAGAGTTCTCAGTTGCACAAAAACGGTGCAACGTTACCTGGAAGTTGTGTTTTATCAGGCTCCTTACTTCAAACGGAGGATAGaatagaaatggaaatggaaaacgcAAAAGATAATGTAGGTAGTGAAGAACTTAATAGCAATGAAATATTAAACAGTGTTTCAACTTCATGTATTTCAGTTGAGGATGTCCAGACCTCACTGTCATGTCTTCCACTTCCTGTATCTATATGCGGTTCGTTAgttgtaacagaagaaaaaattaatccTCTACCTCAGAATGAAGTGGCAGAGGTTATTAGTGATATTTTAGCTGTTCATGCTGGAAAGTCTAAAACTGGTCCGTCTGATAGGGAGTTCCACAAAAAGACTGACTTGCATGAACGTCAAGGGTTTTTACCTAAAATCAGCCaaagctttgtggaaaaaaatatgggTGGAGAGAAGCATGATACTGAGAAAATAATTGATTATGGTGATTCTCAGCAAATCAAAGCtattgcttctgcttttcctaTTTTAGAATATGAAGCTGAGCCATATGGTGTTGGCATAGTGTCTTGCTATGATGAAAGCGTTAGTCCAGTTGTAGCGGAATTTACTGTCGAGGATAATGTTATTAAAAGTGATGCTTTGGTAAGTGATGCTGAACTTGATGATTTCTTGTATGGGCAAAGTCTTCAGTCTAGTGCGTTGAAATCTTTAGACAATAATTTATTGGAATCGGATGCAAACGAGGCAAATGTAACAAATGTGAAAAAACTGGATTTCACAGAGGTCAGTGAAGAACACTCACAAGCAACGCAGGAGGGGATGTCAAGCGTTAGTAGAACTCCGAAAGCATCTCTTACTGAACGTAAAGTGGAATCTCCCACAGAAGAGAGTACATCTCATGTTTGGGACACAACTGAAAGTGATAGTGAGGCGCTGGTTTCTGTTGTTCATACTGAAGGTGGAAGACCAAAACAGTTGCTTGGCCTTCCCCAAAGAGCTGTTGGTGAAAGACAACTGAATGTACCTGAGAGAGAAAATCAGGAAGCCAGTTCTGTAACACCAAAAGCTCCCCTCTCACGCACCGGTGTTAATCTCGATAAAAATTCTGAACCTGCTGGCTCTGGGGAAAGTAGCTCTGAAGCTGGAAGAAGTCAAACATCTGAAAGACTAGAACCACTTAAAATACCTGTAGTCTTGGGACAGAAACAGCCATCGTGGGTTCCTGATTCAGAGGCACCCAACTGCATGAACTGCCAAGTCAAGTTCACATTTACAAAAAGGCGACACCATTGTCGTGCGTGTGGAAAA GTTTTCTGTGGTGGCTGTTGCAACCGAAAGTGCAAGCTACAATACATGGAGAAGGAAGCAAGAGTCTGTATTGGCTGTTACGATCCTATTATTAAAG cacagGCATTTGAAAGGATGATGAGTCCAACTGGTCCTATCCCTAATTCTGGTATCTCCTCTGAATATTCTTCTGCTATTCCACCTTCGCAGGAAGCCCAGACATCTGGTAGTTCTAGCTCGCCTTCGTCTTCTGTGTTGTTACCTACCTCTGTACTTAAACAGCCAGGTATTGAAG GGCTGTGCTCCAAAGAACAGAGGAGAGTTTGGTTTGCAGATGGTATTTTGCCAAATGGTGAAGTGGCAGATACAACAAAACTTTCATCTGGAGCAAAGAGGTCGTCACAGGACCTAAGTCCAGTAAACCCTGACTTGCCAGAGATGCATATG gttGCAAATCCAGAAGAGGATGACAAATTAAGTGACGTAAATCCAAAACCCAAGGAAGAAATGGATGTTATTGCAAGAATTGATGAATTATGTTGTGAATCTTCTGTTCCTTCAGATGATGGGCAACAGGCCATTCCTAGGCAAACTGAGATGATGCATAGTTATAAATCTGTAACTCCAGAACCTGAAGACTTCTCTACTCCTACAGGAGCTGAAAAGGCTAGTTCCAGCTCAGTTGATTGGACTAAAAATGATTTGCCCGTTAGTCCTTCAAGTTACAGAGCACTATGTGGTCTTGAAAACTGTGTTAGTAAAGGAGTCAGCCTTCTTCCTGATGGTGATAACCTGCCACCGcttttgcttgcagcaggtgaaaaaggaaaag atCCTGTAGTGGAAGAACATCCATCTCGCCAACAGGTCACCTTGCTTCTTGCGGAAGAAGGTCCTAATCCATTAAGCTTTATCCTAAATGCAAATTTCCTTGTGAATGTCAAGTTAATATCTT ATTCTTCAGAAAAGTGCTGGCACTTCTCAACAAATGGACTACATGGCTTGGGTCAGGCAGAAATTATCATTCTATTGCAGTGTTTGCCAGATGAAGAGACTTTTCCTAatgaaatattcacattttttattGATATCTATAAGGATGTAATGAAAG GAAGGTTAATAAGAAACATGGAAAACATTACTTTTACTGAAAACTTTCTCGGTAACAAAGACTGTGGAGGATTCCTGTTTGTTTCACCAACTTTTCAGAAACTTGATGATCTCCTTTTACCAGATAACCCTTTTCTATGTGGCATTCTCATCCATAAGTTGGAAATACCCTGGGCAAAAGTTTTTCCAATCCGTTTAATGTTGAGGTTGGGAGCAGAATATGGAG AATATCCGACTCCTGTAGTAAGTTTCAGAGACCGAAAGCCACTCTTTGGAGAGATAGGACACACAATTATGAATCTACTTGTT GACCTTAGAAACTATCAATATACTTTGCATACCATAGACAACTTATTTGTTCATGTGGAAATGGGTAGAAGCTGTATTAAAATACCTCTAAGGAGATATAACGAG GTAATGAAGGTGATAAATTCTTCTAATGAACATGTAATTAGTATTGGAGCCAGTTTTAATACTGAAGCAGATTCTCACTTAGTGTGTGTGCAGAGTAAGGATGGTATCTATCACACACAAGCGAACAGTGCAACTGGACATCCTAGGAAAG TCACAGGTGCAAGTTTTGTGGTGTTTAATGGAGCCTTGAAAACATCTTCAGGATTTCTAGCTAAATCCAGTATAGTTGAAG ATGGACTAATGGTACAAATAACGCCAGAAACGATGGAAAGCCTGCGTCAGGCATTGAGAGACAAGAAGGACTTTAAAATAACTTGTGGCAAAATGGATGCAGGCGACACAAAAGAATATGTAGATATTTGCTGGGTggaaaatgatgaagaaaaaacaaacaaagg AATTTTAAGCCCAGTAGATGGAAAATCAATGGAAGGAGCTCAGAGTGAAAAAGTACTACAAGGTGGAGACTTTGAAACCGAGGGAAAAATTATGAAGTGTACTGAA GTGTACTATTTTCAAAAGGACCATGAACTATCCAGCCCTGTTCCTCACCAGTTTGCTAAAGAGATTGCTATTGCTTGCAATACTGCTCTTTGCCCACATCTTAAAACCTTGAAAAATAGTGGAATGAATAAGATAGGCCTTAGAGTTTCCATTGACTCAGATAAG gtTGAGTACTTGGCAGGCTCTGGCGGTCAGCTTCTGCCACAGAACTATCTGAATGAATTGGACAGTGCTCTGATTCCTGTCATCCATGGTGGAATGTCAGATCCTACAAGTTTGCCATTGGAAATGGagttaatatttttccttatagAACATCTGTTTTGA
- the LOC104152905 gene encoding protein FAM151B isoform X2, translating to MAEGAQGAWSENILDYFLRSNRIRTRDGAEITWYHAANQKSQMEEAIKSAVHMVEADILLRDDKGGNGDPVMAHPPETDSDNTLQEWLKEIVKTNKGIKLDFKSLEAVRPSLELLERVKLHLRQPVWINADVLPGPNGSNAVVDAKGFLDTVTSFFPNVTLSLGWTTGWHPEKHNKGYDWMMVKEMAQICSALSQPVTFPVRAALVRQSVSELCWLLQQSDRYSLTVWTGKQDEYSVEDLLYTRENFDKIRCSPSSGT from the exons ATGGCGGAAGGGGCGCAGG GAGCTTGGAGTGAAAACATACTGGATTATTTTCTGAGGTCAAACCGCATTCGAACAAGAGATGGGGCAGAAATCACGTGGTATCACGCGGCAAACCAAAAGTCGCAAATGGAAGAGGCCATCAAAA gtgCTGTTCACATGGTAGAAGCGGATATTCTTCTTCGTGATGACAAGGGAGGAAATGGTGACCCTGTCATGGCTCACCCCCCAGAAACAGATAGTGACAACACATTGCAGGAATGGCTAAAAGAGATTGTAAAGACAAACAAAGGCATCAAGCTGGATTTTAAGag TCTAGAAGCCGTACGGCCTTCTTTGGAGCTTCTGGAACGTGTGAAGCTGCACTTGAGACAACCTGTTTGGATCAATGCAGATGTTCTACCAGGACCTAATGGAAGTAATGCTGTAGTGGATGCAAAAGGATTCCTTGACACTGTCACTTCATTTTTCCCAAATGTAACCTTATCACTGGGATGGACAACTGGCTGGCACCCTGAAAAACACAATAAAG GCTATGACTGGATGATGGTGAAAGAAATGGCTCAGATATGCAGTGCACTTTCTCAGCCTGTAACTTTCCCTGTAAGAGCAGCATTAGTACGACAGTCGGTATCTGAGCTGTGCTGGTTATTACAGCAGTCAGACAG gtACAGCCTCACTGTTTGGACAGGAAAGCAAGATGAGTATTCTGTAGAAGATTTGCTTTATACACGAGAGAACTTTGATAAAA
- the LOC104152905 gene encoding protein FAM151B isoform X3, whose protein sequence is MAEGAQGAWSENILDYFLRSNRIRTRDGAEITWYHAANQKSQMEEAIKSAVHMVEADILLRDDKGGNGDPVMAHPPETDSDNTLQEWLKEIVKTNKGIKLDFKSLEAVRPSLELLERVKLHLRQPVWINADVLPGPNGSNAVVDAKGFLDTVTSFFPNVTLSLGWTTGWHPEKHNKGYDWMMVKEMAQICSALSQPVTFPVRAALVRQSVSELCWLLQQSDRYSLTVWTGKQDEYSVEDLLYTRENFDKNES, encoded by the exons ATGGCGGAAGGGGCGCAGG GAGCTTGGAGTGAAAACATACTGGATTATTTTCTGAGGTCAAACCGCATTCGAACAAGAGATGGGGCAGAAATCACGTGGTATCACGCGGCAAACCAAAAGTCGCAAATGGAAGAGGCCATCAAAA gtgCTGTTCACATGGTAGAAGCGGATATTCTTCTTCGTGATGACAAGGGAGGAAATGGTGACCCTGTCATGGCTCACCCCCCAGAAACAGATAGTGACAACACATTGCAGGAATGGCTAAAAGAGATTGTAAAGACAAACAAAGGCATCAAGCTGGATTTTAAGag TCTAGAAGCCGTACGGCCTTCTTTGGAGCTTCTGGAACGTGTGAAGCTGCACTTGAGACAACCTGTTTGGATCAATGCAGATGTTCTACCAGGACCTAATGGAAGTAATGCTGTAGTGGATGCAAAAGGATTCCTTGACACTGTCACTTCATTTTTCCCAAATGTAACCTTATCACTGGGATGGACAACTGGCTGGCACCCTGAAAAACACAATAAAG GCTATGACTGGATGATGGTGAAAGAAATGGCTCAGATATGCAGTGCACTTTCTCAGCCTGTAACTTTCCCTGTAAGAGCAGCATTAGTACGACAGTCGGTATCTGAGCTGTGCTGGTTATTACAGCAGTCAGACAG gtACAGCCTCACTGTTTGGACAGGAAAGCAAGATGAGTATTCTGTAGAAGATTTGCTTTATACACGAGAGAACTTTGATAAAA atGAAAGCTGA